Proteins from one Hydrogenophaga sp. SL48 genomic window:
- a CDS encoding type II secretion system F family protein, which produces MATAASKTTKDFVFVWEGKDRNGKPVRGETRAVGENQVSAALRRQGIVATKVKKRRMSSGKRIKPKDIAIFTRQLATMMKAGVPLLQAFDIVGRGNPNPSVSKLLNDIRSDVETGTSLSAAFRKNPLYFDSLYCNLVEAGEAAGILEELLDRLAVYMEKTEAIKSKIKSALMYPVAVIIVAFVVVAVIMIFVIPSFKQVFTSFGADLPAPTLFVIAMSEFFTEYWWLIFGGLGGGIYFFMQAWRRNEKVQMFMDRLMLRMPIFGSLVEKSVIARWTRTLSTMFAAGVPLVEALDSVGGASGNSVYAKATERIQQEVSTGTSLTNAMSNVNLFPSMVLQMCAIGEESGSIDHMLGKAADFYEAEVDDMVAGLSSLMEPIIIVILGTIIGGIVVSMYLPIFKLGQVV; this is translated from the coding sequence ATGGCAACCGCAGCTAGCAAAACCACCAAGGACTTCGTTTTCGTATGGGAAGGCAAGGACCGCAACGGCAAACCGGTCCGGGGCGAGACGCGTGCCGTGGGTGAGAACCAGGTTTCTGCGGCGCTGCGCAGGCAAGGCATTGTCGCGACCAAGGTCAAAAAGCGTCGCATGAGTTCGGGCAAGCGCATCAAGCCCAAGGACATCGCCATTTTCACGAGGCAGCTCGCCACCATGATGAAGGCCGGTGTCCCGCTTCTGCAGGCATTCGATATCGTGGGACGCGGGAACCCCAATCCCAGCGTGTCCAAGCTGCTCAACGACATTCGGTCCGACGTGGAAACCGGCACCTCGCTGAGCGCTGCATTCAGGAAAAATCCGCTGTACTTCGACAGCCTCTATTGCAACCTGGTGGAAGCAGGGGAAGCCGCCGGTATCCTTGAAGAATTGCTGGACAGGCTCGCTGTCTACATGGAAAAAACCGAGGCGATCAAGTCAAAGATCAAGTCGGCGCTCATGTACCCGGTGGCTGTGATCATCGTGGCTTTTGTGGTCGTTGCGGTGATCATGATTTTCGTGATCCCGTCTTTCAAACAGGTGTTCACCTCGTTCGGCGCCGATCTGCCGGCACCCACGCTGTTTGTGATCGCAATGAGCGAGTTTTTCACCGAATACTGGTGGCTCATTTTTGGTGGCCTGGGTGGCGGCATCTACTTTTTCATGCAAGCCTGGAGGCGGAATGAAAAAGTCCAAATGTTCATGGACCGATTGATGTTGAGAATGCCGATTTTTGGTTCGCTCGTGGAAAAGTCGGTGATCGCCAGGTGGACACGCACCCTTTCCACCATGTTTGCCGCTGGTGTGCCATTGGTTGAGGCCCTGGATTCTGTGGGTGGGGCGTCGGGCAACTCGGTGTATGCGAAGGCCACCGAAAGAATTCAGCAAGAGGTCTCTACCGGCACCAGCCTCACCAATGCCATGAGCAACGTCAATCTGTTTCCCTCCATGGTGCTGCAGATGTGCGCGATCGGTGAAGAGTCGGGCTCGATCGATCACATGCTCGGCAAGGCGGCCGATTTTTACGAAGCCGAAGTCGATGACATGGTGGCCGGTCTCTCCAGCCTGATGGAGCCCATCATCATCGTGATTCTGGGCACCATCATCGGTGGGATTGTGGTTTCGATGTATCTGCCCATCTTCAAGCTGGGCCAGGTGGTTTGA
- the pilB gene encoding type IV-A pilus assembly ATPase PilB, which produces MASVDTAPQDTPAMALPGLGRALVSAGKLGQKAAEELYRKAQSGRTSFIAELTGSGAVSPSDLAHTMSTAFAAPLLDLDAIDVQRLPKGLLDAKICSDYRIVVLSKRNNRLMVATADPADQQAAEKIKFATQLGVDWVIAEYDKLSKLVESQSTTANEAMDNIVGGDFEFDDIPIDAQDAPEKNAVSEVDDAPVVKFLHKMLLDAFNMRASDLHFEPYEHTYRVRFRVDGELREIASPPIAIKDKLASRIKVISRMDISEKRVPQDGRMKLKVGPERVIDFRVSTLPTLFGEKIVIRILDPSSAKVGIDALGYEPEEKERLLSAISRPYGMVLVTGPTGSGKTVSLYTCLNLLNKPGINISTAEDPSEINLPGVNQVNVNEKAGLTFAAALKAFLRQDPDVIMVGEIRDLETADISIKAAQTGHMVLSTLHTNDAPTTLTRMMNMGIPTFNIASSVILITAQRLARRLCPNCKTTLDVPRKALLDAGFKAEELDGSWTPYKPVGCSACNNGYKGRVGIYQVMPISEEIQRIILKGGSALDIAQQATREGVRTLRESGLLKVRQGMTSLEEVLSVTNE; this is translated from the coding sequence ATGGCATCTGTCGATACAGCCCCTCAAGATACACCAGCCATGGCCCTGCCAGGGCTCGGTCGTGCGCTCGTTTCAGCAGGGAAGCTAGGGCAAAAGGCGGCGGAGGAGCTCTACAGGAAGGCCCAGAGCGGGCGCACCAGCTTCATTGCAGAGTTGACCGGATCGGGGGCGGTCTCACCTTCAGACCTCGCCCACACGATGTCGACGGCGTTTGCCGCTCCGCTGCTGGATCTTGATGCCATTGATGTCCAGCGCCTTCCCAAGGGCTTGCTGGACGCAAAGATTTGTAGCGACTACCGCATTGTTGTGCTGAGCAAGCGCAACAACCGCTTGATGGTTGCAACAGCGGATCCCGCCGATCAACAGGCGGCTGAAAAAATCAAGTTCGCCACCCAGTTGGGCGTTGACTGGGTCATTGCCGAATACGACAAGCTGAGCAAGCTGGTGGAGAGCCAGTCGACGACCGCCAATGAAGCGATGGATAACATCGTTGGCGGCGATTTCGAGTTCGATGACATCCCCATTGATGCACAGGATGCTCCTGAAAAGAATGCGGTGTCGGAGGTTGATGACGCACCAGTCGTCAAGTTTCTTCACAAGATGCTGCTGGATGCGTTCAACATGCGCGCGTCCGACCTTCATTTTGAGCCCTACGAACACACCTACCGTGTGCGCTTTCGCGTGGACGGAGAGCTGAGGGAAATCGCGTCTCCGCCGATCGCGATCAAGGACAAGCTGGCCTCCCGCATCAAGGTGATTTCTCGTATGGACATCTCCGAAAAGCGGGTGCCACAGGATGGCCGCATGAAGCTCAAGGTGGGGCCTGAGCGTGTGATCGATTTTCGTGTCAGCACGCTGCCGACGCTGTTCGGCGAGAAGATCGTGATCCGTATCCTGGATCCGAGCAGCGCCAAGGTGGGCATTGATGCCCTGGGTTATGAGCCCGAAGAGAAAGAACGGTTGCTGAGCGCCATTTCGAGACCCTATGGCATGGTTCTGGTGACGGGACCCACCGGTTCCGGAAAAACCGTTTCACTCTACACCTGCCTGAACCTGCTGAACAAGCCGGGCATCAACATCTCCACGGCGGAAGACCCTTCGGAAATCAACCTGCCCGGGGTCAACCAGGTCAACGTCAATGAAAAGGCTGGGCTGACGTTTGCTGCCGCCCTCAAAGCTTTCTTGCGCCAGGATCCAGATGTGATCATGGTGGGTGAAATTCGTGACTTGGAAACCGCCGATATTTCCATCAAGGCCGCGCAGACCGGTCACATGGTGCTGTCGACACTTCACACCAATGACGCCCCCACCACGTTGACGCGAATGATGAACATGGGCATCCCCACGTTCAACATTGCTTCCAGTGTGATCCTCATCACCGCACAGCGACTGGCACGCCGACTGTGCCCGAACTGCAAAACGACGCTGGATGTGCCTCGAAAAGCCTTGCTGGACGCCGGTTTCAAGGCCGAAGAGCTGGATGGCAGCTGGACCCCCTATAAGCCTGTGGGATGTTCTGCTTGCAACAATGGCTACAAGGGCCGGGTCGGCATCTACCAGGTGATGCCGATCTCTGAGGAAATTCAAAGAATCATTCTTAAAGGCGGCAGCGCGCTTGACATCGCGCAACAGGCCACGCGGGAAGGTGTCCGGACCTTGCGTGAGTCGGGCCTTCTCAAGGTCAGGCAAGGCATGACTTCGCTGGAAGAAGTGCTGAGCGTCACCAACGAGTAA
- a CDS encoding polyprenyl synthetase family protein: MKQVDLVIGARLDTEVPLVREVAQYIISAGGKRLRPALLLLVSGALESPHPHRHTLAAVVEFIHTATLLHDDVVDESTLRRGRATANERFGNAPSVLVGDFLYSRAFQMMVDVNDMRVMQVLSDATNVIAEGEVQQLMNMHDTSLDEASYLRVIRSKTAKLFEASARLAPILAKAGSDIEDACATYGQALGTAFQVIDDVLDYEGSSDVLGKNLGDDLREGKVTLPIICALRNANAGQQALIRGAIEAGDTSHLDDIVNIIRDTGALEAARASAAAEAQRAIKAMHHLPVNEYSSALLQLAAGLLERRF; the protein is encoded by the coding sequence ATGAAACAAGTCGATCTGGTCATTGGCGCAAGGCTGGACACCGAGGTCCCGCTGGTGCGCGAGGTGGCGCAGTACATCATCTCGGCCGGTGGAAAGCGCCTGCGCCCTGCACTTCTCCTCCTTGTCAGCGGCGCCCTTGAAAGCCCTCACCCACACCGTCACACGCTGGCGGCGGTCGTCGAGTTCATCCACACGGCGACACTCTTGCACGACGATGTCGTTGACGAGTCCACGCTGCGTAGAGGTCGCGCCACCGCCAACGAGCGATTTGGGAACGCACCCAGCGTCTTGGTGGGGGATTTCCTTTACTCACGCGCATTCCAGATGATGGTGGACGTGAACGACATGCGCGTCATGCAGGTTCTTTCCGACGCCACCAACGTGATTGCCGAGGGCGAAGTGCAGCAACTCATGAACATGCATGACACGTCGCTGGACGAAGCGTCCTACCTCAGGGTCATCCGCTCAAAGACCGCAAAGCTGTTCGAAGCCAGCGCGAGACTCGCCCCCATTTTGGCCAAAGCCGGCAGCGACATAGAGGATGCATGTGCGACATATGGCCAGGCACTTGGCACAGCGTTTCAAGTCATCGACGACGTGTTGGACTACGAGGGCAGCTCCGACGTTCTTGGCAAAAATCTGGGGGACGACTTGCGGGAAGGCAAGGTGACCCTTCCCATCATTTGCGCTCTGCGAAATGCAAACGCCGGGCAACAGGCGCTCATCCGGGGTGCGATTGAGGCGGGCGACACCTCGCATCTGGACGACATCGTCAACATCATCCGCGACACCGGCGCACTTGAGGCCGCGCGAGCCAGTGCAGCCGCAGAAGCCCAGCGAGCCATCAAGGCAATGCACCACCTCCCCGTCAATGAATACAGTTCTGCTTTGCTACAATTGGCGGCTGGCCTGCTGGAGAGACGCTTCTGA